A section of the Nitrospira sp. genome encodes:
- a CDS encoding fibronectin type III domain-containing protein produces the protein MRWTGIFAALFCLLSSAIVELQAASLPPGFSESVVFSGLTEPTTVRFSPDGKVFVAEKSGLIKVFPNLSTTTPTVFHDLRTNVHNYWDRGLMGLELHPDFPTVPYVYVSYTYDKDPNNAQVPRWGTVGGTSDACPTPPGPTTDGCVVSGRVSLLQSSGGNVSTGTEIVLVEGWGQQFPSHSMDTVMFGPDGALYASAGDGASFNFADYGQAGNPLNPLGDPPVGIGGVQTPPKAEGGATRSQSLRRVNGPVVLDGTIIRIDPYTGAPLSDNPLFANTDPNARRIVGYGFRNPFRFTFRPGTNELWVGDVGWGTWEEINRISDPLSPTVRNFGWPCYEGAGVQSAYQSIGLTICQNLYSQPSGHTPPHFAYQANQPVVSGETCSNGSSSISGLAFMQGGTYPAPYQGALFFADHSRRCIWSMRPGANGLPDPATRATFVDPASNPVDIQIGPGGDLFYVDFEGGAIRRIRYTSGNQAPTVVIQATPLAGPVPLNVTFNGSGSTDPDAGDTLKYSWDLNGDGIFDDATTAQTSFTYTQAKLYKVQLKVTDNHGASSVDSISIQAGSPTSFIDAPTAGTQWQVGQSISFSGHATAPGQGALPPSAFLWEVILHHCPSDCHTHPIQSFPGVTSGSFSAPDHEYLSYLEIKLTVKSATGLTDTKSVQLNPQTVTLNFESIPPGLQLAVGSSTSVTPFTRTVILGSMNSVSAGTPQIQGSTTYHFNSWSDGGNQSHLVLAAGTGTYTANYSLTADTSQPSTPTSLTASTPSGTQVNLSWPTSTDNIGVTGYQVERCQGAGCSSFALVASPTTTSYADTGLSSGATYNYRVRARDAVGNFSPYSPITTAQTAGIGRTTLFTDTFNRADSADLGAAYTDSYSGFTSGRILSGRVVMSAVGAAAATVEQYTGVTTPNDQWSEVTIGALTSGVGAQAGVHLRLSNPSTYSGYRCFAAINQTNRSGIRRFSGGVSTSLGSDTTTVWGAGDKLRCEVQGSTIKLYRVVGAAETLLLSATDATYASGTTGIYVAVGAGGAVTDAQLSGFAMGGFGLPVDTTPPTAPGSPTGSAASGTQINVSWPAASDLVGVTNYRVERCQGAGCSSFALIASPTTTSYADTGLTPGTSYSYRVRAEDAAHNLSPYSSPILTVATPATPPPGRTTLFTDTFNRADSADLGAAYTDSYSGFTSGRILSGRVVMSAVGAAAATVEQYTGVTTPNDQWSEVTIGALTSGVGAQAGVHLRLSNPSTYSGYRCFAAINQTNRSGIRRFSGGVSTSLGSDTTTVWGAGDKLRCEVQGSTIKLYRVVGAAETLLLSATDATYASGTTGIYVAVGAGGAVTDAQLSGFAMGGFGLPVDTTPPTAPGSPTGSAASGTQINVSWPAASDLVGVTNYRVERCQGAGCSSFALIASPTTTSYADTGLTPGTSYSYRVRAEDAAHNLSPYSSPILTVATPATPPPPTGRTTLATDNFNRADAASLGSLWSGGYSGKDDVGITANQARVTSLNPSDPKSVESYNAVTPGVDQWCQITLGTFTGSEDREVGCALRMAAPPTINWYWCYARKTATNLAARNSAIVSHHPNGDGDANLASDFDTVWGSGDRLRCEAQGTTLRLYRIPAGSTTDTLVLTTTDTEFTSGRAGLLFWMNTGGTPTNATVDDWAMGGFGTAPPAAAVTFDAVSNSATGNRTNAVTWSHTIGSGANRVLAVCTQARDTAAGNVAVTSVTVNGGIALTKARSDVRTDVGVALGTELWYLVNPAVGPNTITVTWAGALASYGVGSATSYAGVHQVTPVDATAGSGGSGTTLSAQITTGTPHALITDCAIGQANGMTVGLGQTTRVNRLTTGTTDAVGVSTVNDKAVAGSETMDWTQVDAQNWVSSAVALRPAP, from the coding sequence GTGCGCTGGACCGGGATCTTTGCAGCGCTGTTCTGCCTCCTGAGTTCTGCGATTGTGGAGCTACAAGCCGCCAGCCTCCCCCCCGGATTCTCTGAGTCGGTAGTCTTCTCCGGGTTAACTGAGCCGACCACTGTTCGCTTTTCGCCGGACGGAAAGGTTTTCGTTGCCGAAAAGAGCGGCCTCATCAAGGTATTCCCCAATCTGTCAACCACCACTCCGACCGTGTTTCACGACCTGCGGACCAATGTACATAACTATTGGGACCGCGGGCTGATGGGTCTGGAACTACACCCGGATTTCCCCACGGTTCCTTATGTCTATGTCTCCTATACCTATGACAAGGACCCCAATAATGCACAAGTGCCGCGGTGGGGCACAGTCGGAGGGACGTCGGATGCTTGTCCTACCCCTCCGGGGCCGACCACGGACGGATGCGTCGTGAGCGGCCGGGTCTCGCTGCTCCAATCATCCGGCGGCAATGTATCAACCGGAACAGAAATTGTCTTGGTCGAGGGGTGGGGCCAACAGTTTCCGAGCCACTCCATGGACACCGTCATGTTCGGTCCGGACGGCGCGCTGTACGCATCTGCCGGAGATGGGGCCAGTTTTAACTTCGCCGATTATGGACAAGCAGGGAATCCCTTGAATCCGCTCGGAGATCCACCGGTAGGAATCGGCGGAGTTCAGACGCCTCCGAAAGCGGAAGGCGGCGCGACCAGATCCCAGAGTCTTCGTCGCGTCAACGGACCGGTGGTCCTCGATGGCACGATCATCAGGATTGACCCCTATACTGGAGCGCCTCTCTCGGATAATCCTCTGTTCGCCAATACAGACCCCAACGCCCGCAGGATTGTGGGTTACGGATTCCGCAACCCATTTCGCTTCACATTCAGACCGGGGACCAATGAGTTGTGGGTCGGTGACGTAGGGTGGGGGACCTGGGAGGAGATCAACCGGATTTCGGATCCTCTGAGTCCAACCGTGAGAAACTTCGGCTGGCCCTGCTACGAAGGGGCCGGTGTACAGTCGGCCTATCAATCGATTGGTCTGACTATCTGCCAAAATCTTTACTCTCAGCCGAGTGGACATACTCCTCCACATTTTGCCTATCAGGCAAACCAGCCTGTCGTATCGGGAGAAACATGTTCCAACGGCAGTTCATCAATTTCAGGCCTGGCGTTCATGCAGGGAGGAACGTATCCAGCCCCGTATCAGGGCGCGCTGTTCTTCGCCGACCATTCCCGGAGATGCATTTGGAGCATGCGACCAGGAGCGAACGGATTGCCGGATCCTGCGACCAGAGCCACGTTTGTAGACCCCGCCTCCAATCCGGTCGACATACAAATTGGGCCGGGAGGAGATTTGTTCTACGTGGACTTCGAGGGAGGAGCTATCCGACGCATCCGGTACACGAGCGGCAATCAGGCTCCGACTGTCGTTATTCAGGCGACTCCCTTGGCAGGGCCGGTTCCGCTTAACGTCACGTTCAATGGGAGCGGGTCGACCGATCCTGATGCAGGCGACACCCTGAAGTACTCATGGGACTTGAATGGCGACGGAATCTTTGACGATGCCACGACGGCTCAGACCTCTTTCACCTACACACAAGCAAAACTATACAAGGTGCAGCTCAAGGTCACCGACAATCATGGGGCGTCGAGCGTCGATAGCATCTCGATCCAGGCGGGGAGCCCGACATCATTCATTGATGCTCCGACTGCGGGTACTCAATGGCAGGTCGGCCAGTCCATTAGCTTCTCCGGTCATGCCACCGCACCGGGACAGGGCGCGCTCCCGCCCTCGGCATTTCTGTGGGAGGTGATCCTGCATCATTGTCCATCCGACTGTCATACCCATCCGATACAAAGTTTCCCCGGCGTGACGTCGGGATCGTTTTCGGCGCCCGACCATGAATATCTCTCTTATTTGGAGATCAAGCTGACCGTCAAGAGTGCCACCGGCCTGACGGACACGAAGAGCGTCCAGCTGAATCCGCAAACCGTCACGCTGAACTTTGAATCCATTCCACCGGGTCTGCAGCTGGCTGTCGGAAGCAGCACCTCCGTCACTCCTTTCACGCGAACGGTCATTCTGGGGTCCATGAACTCGGTCAGTGCCGGCACACCACAGATCCAGGGATCAACGACGTATCACTTCAATTCCTGGTCCGATGGGGGCAACCAATCGCATCTCGTGCTAGCCGCGGGTACTGGAACCTACACGGCCAACTACAGCCTCACTGCCGACACGTCCCAACCGTCGACGCCGACCAGTCTCACCGCCAGCACACCCAGCGGGACACAGGTGAACCTGAGTTGGCCTACTTCGACCGATAATATTGGCGTCACGGGCTATCAGGTGGAACGCTGCCAAGGGGCGGGCTGCAGCAGCTTTGCGCTGGTTGCCTCTCCGACCACGACCAGCTACGCCGACACCGGTCTGAGCAGCGGCGCCACCTACAACTACCGGGTTCGGGCCAGGGATGCCGTGGGCAATTTTAGTCCCTATTCGCCCATCACGACGGCTCAGACCGCCGGCATCGGTCGCACGACGTTGTTTACGGATACCTTCAATCGGGCAGACAGTGCGGACCTGGGCGCGGCCTATACCGATTCCTATAGCGGATTCACGAGCGGGCGGATTCTCTCAGGACGCGTCGTCATGTCGGCCGTGGGGGCGGCGGCCGCCACGGTGGAGCAGTATACCGGCGTCACGACCCCGAACGATCAGTGGAGCGAAGTGACGATCGGCGCGTTGACGAGTGGGGTGGGCGCCCAAGCGGGGGTGCATCTCCGGTTGAGCAATCCGAGTACCTATAGCGGCTATCGCTGTTTTGCAGCCATCAACCAAACGAATCGATCCGGCATTCGGCGGTTCAGTGGGGGCGTCTCGACGTCGCTGGGGAGTGACACCACGACGGTCTGGGGGGCGGGGGATAAACTTCGCTGTGAAGTGCAAGGCAGCACGATCAAACTCTACCGGGTGGTGGGGGCCGCCGAGACGCTCTTGCTGAGCGCGACCGATGCGACTTATGCGAGCGGCACCACCGGCATCTATGTGGCGGTGGGGGCGGGCGGCGCTGTGACCGATGCGCAACTCAGCGGCTTTGCGATGGGCGGCTTCGGCCTCCCCGTCGACACGACCCCGCCGACGGCGCCGGGCAGTCCAACGGGCAGTGCGGCCAGCGGCACGCAGATCAATGTGAGTTGGCCCGCGGCGAGCGATCTGGTCGGCGTGACCAACTATCGGGTGGAACGCTGCCAGGGGGCGGGCTGCAGCAGCTTTGCGCTGATTGCCTCTCCGACCACGACCAGCTACGCCGACACCGGCCTGACGCCCGGGACCAGTTATAGTTATCGGGTGCGGGCGGAAGATGCCGCGCATAATCTCAGTCCCTATTCTTCCCCGATCCTCACCGTGGCCACCCCCGCCACGCCGCCGCCTGGTCGCACGACGTTGTTTACGGATACCTTCAATCGGGCAGACAGTGCGGACCTGGGCGCGGCCTATACCGATTCCTATAGCGGATTCACGAGCGGGCGGATTCTCTCAGGACGCGTCGTCATGTCGGCCGTGGGGGCGGCGGCCGCCACGGTGGAGCAGTATACCGGCGTCACGACCCCGAACGATCAGTGGAGCGAAGTGACGATCGGCGCGTTGACGAGTGGGGTGGGCGCCCAAGCGGGGGTGCATCTCCGGTTGAGCAATCCGAGTACCTATAGCGGCTATCGCTGTTTTGCAGCCATCAACCAAACGAATCGATCCGGCATTCGGCGGTTCAGTGGGGGCGTCTCGACGTCGCTGGGGAGTGACACCACGACGGTCTGGGGGGCGGGGGATAAACTTCGCTGTGAAGTGCAAGGCAGCACGATCAAACTCTACCGGGTGGTGGGGGCCGCCGAGACGCTCTTGCTGAGCGCGACCGATGCGACTTATGCGAGCGGCACCACCGGCATCTATGTGGCGGTGGGGGCGGGCGGCGCTGTGACCGATGCGCAACTCAGCGGCTTTGCGATGGGCGGCTTCGGCCTCCCCGTCGACACGACCCCGCCGACGGCGCCGGGCAGTCCAACGGGCAGTGCGGCCAGCGGCACGCAGATCAATGTGAGTTGGCCCGCGGCGAGCGATCTGGTCGGCGTGACCAACTATCGGGTGGAACGCTGCCAGGGGGCGGGCTGCAGCAGCTTTGCGCTGATTGCCTCTCCGACCACGACCAGCTACGCCGACACCGGCCTGACGCCCGGGACCAGTTATAGTTATCGGGTGCGGGCGGAAGATGCCGCGCATAATCTCAGTCCCTATTCTTCCCCGATCCTCACCGTGGCCACCCCCGCCACGCCGCCGCCTCCCACCGGTCGGACGACCCTGGCCACGGACAACTTTAACCGGGCTGATGCGGCCAGCCTGGGCAGTCTGTGGAGTGGGGGCTATTCCGGCAAGGACGACGTGGGCATTACTGCCAATCAGGCCCGCGTCACCAGCCTCAACCCGTCCGATCCGAAATCGGTTGAAAGCTACAACGCGGTGACGCCGGGCGTCGATCAATGGTGTCAGATTACACTGGGGACCTTTACCGGTTCAGAGGACCGGGAGGTCGGCTGCGCTCTCCGGATGGCGGCCCCGCCGACGATCAACTGGTACTGGTGCTATGCGCGGAAAACCGCCACCAATCTTGCGGCCCGCAATAGCGCGATTGTCAGCCACCATCCCAATGGCGACGGGGACGCGAACCTGGCCAGTGATTTTGACACCGTCTGGGGCAGTGGGGATCGGCTGCGGTGCGAAGCCCAAGGGACGACCTTGCGCCTTTATCGGATCCCCGCCGGGTCCACGACGGACACTCTGGTGCTCACGACGACCGATACGGAGTTTACCAGCGGCCGCGCGGGCCTCTTGTTCTGGATGAACACTGGCGGCACCCCCACCAACGCGACGGTGGACGACTGGGCGATGGGCGGCTTCGGAACGGCCCCGCCTGCTGCGGCCGTGACCTTCGATGCCGTGAGCAATTCCGCCACGGGCAACAGGACCAATGCTGTCACCTGGTCCCATACCATCGGGAGCGGCGCGAATCGAGTGCTTGCCGTCTGCACGCAAGCCCGGGATACGGCAGCGGGCAATGTCGCCGTCACCAGCGTCACCGTCAATGGGGGCATCGCGCTGACGAAAGCCCGTTCGGATGTGCGCACCGATGTCGGCGTCGCGTTAGGGACCGAACTCTGGTATCTGGTGAACCCGGCGGTGGGGCCGAATACGATCACGGTGACGTGGGCCGGCGCGCTCGCCAGCTACGGAGTCGGGTCCGCCACGAGTTATGCCGGTGTGCATCAAGTCACCCCGGTGGATGCGACCGCCGGCAGCGGTGGCAGCGGCACCACGCTCTCGGCGCAGATCACTACGGGAACCCCCCATGCGTTGATTACGGATTGTGCCATTGGGCAGGCGAACGGCATGACGGTAGGCCTCGGGCAAACCACCCGGGTCAACCGCCTCACCACGGGCACCACTGATGCGGTCGGGGTTTCAACCGTGAACGATAAAGCGGTAGCTGGATCGGAGACGATGGACTGGACCCAAGTGGATGCCCAAAATTGGGTGAGCAGTGCCGTCGCCCTCCGGCCGGCTCCCTGA
- a CDS encoding DUF899 family protein, with the protein MTMGAIGHQGKPEHPRAVSREEWLAARFELLKEEKDLTRRTDEVAQRRQALPWVRIDKEYHFETDEGSAALPDLLCGRAQLLVYHSAGAGPCSGIPAAAT; encoded by the coding sequence ATGACGATGGGCGCAATCGGACATCAGGGCAAACCTGAACATCCCAGGGCCGTCTCTCGTGAAGAGTGGCTCGCTGCGCGGTTCGAGCTGCTCAAGGAGGAGAAGGATCTCACGCGGCGCACCGACGAGGTGGCGCAGCGGCGGCAGGCATTACCGTGGGTTCGGATCGACAAAGAGTACCATTTTGAGACCGACGAGGGGAGCGCCGCGCTGCCGGACCTCCTCTGCGGGCGCGCGCAACTCCTCGTCTACCACTCAGCGGGGGCCGGACCCTGCTCAGGAATCCCCGCGGCTGCCACGTAG
- a CDS encoding SagB family peptide dehydrogenase: protein MIEGSDTERRDAQLEQSWEWGPSCRFFHFVTQRVPYEPDLAVQRRSLARYAGRVPPPPAYKEFPRRRLTRLDACDGDAGEFWDVLRRRRTRRRFSRRPLTRKQLATLLFWTWGRTHEIQSPVGSYLLKTSPSGGARHSIEVYPLIRNVEGVPAGLYHYSVKRHALEYLQAPLSQGRLVRLMAGQPWFRNAPVVFFMTAIVERSMWKYKHDHAYRVLLLDAGHLGQTFHLVCTHLGLAPFTSSAKLDTEIEKELGIDGIGEISLYVAAAGIPEQGPAPAEW from the coding sequence ATGATTGAAGGCTCTGATACCGAACGGCGGGACGCTCAGCTTGAGCAGTCGTGGGAATGGGGGCCCAGTTGCCGGTTTTTCCACTTCGTGACGCAACGAGTTCCCTATGAGCCGGATCTCGCCGTCCAAAGACGAAGCCTCGCACGATACGCCGGACGTGTGCCGCCTCCGCCGGCATACAAGGAGTTTCCACGCCGCCGGTTGACGCGCCTTGATGCATGCGACGGTGACGCGGGAGAATTTTGGGATGTGCTCCGCCGGCGGCGGACACGCCGACGGTTTTCGCGCCGGCCATTGACACGGAAACAACTCGCCACCCTGTTATTCTGGACGTGGGGACGCACGCATGAGATTCAAAGCCCGGTGGGCTCCTATCTCCTCAAGACGTCGCCTTCTGGCGGGGCCAGGCACTCGATCGAGGTCTACCCGCTCATTCGTAACGTGGAAGGTGTTCCCGCCGGCTTGTACCATTACTCCGTCAAGCGACATGCCCTTGAGTACTTACAAGCCCCACTCTCACAGGGCCGTCTTGTGCGGCTCATGGCCGGGCAACCATGGTTTCGCAATGCGCCGGTGGTCTTCTTCATGACCGCCATCGTGGAGCGCAGCATGTGGAAGTACAAGCACGACCATGCCTACCGCGTCCTGTTGCTCGATGCCGGACACCTCGGCCAGACGTTTCATCTCGTGTGCACCCACCTCGGTCTCGCGCCCTTCACCTCTTCCGCCAAGCTCGACACGGAGATTGAAAAGGAGCTCGGCATCGACGGCATCGGCGAGATCTCCCTCTACGTGGCAGCCGCGGGGATTCCTGAGCAGGGTCCGGCCCCCGCTGAGTGGTAG
- a CDS encoding SRPBCC domain-containing protein, whose product MRFDSLFTTGESHSFGGEYLDLVPHERIRYTDNLDDPSLPGERQATVTLKKVS is encoded by the coding sequence ATCCGATTCGACTCCCTTTTCACCACAGGCGAGAGCCACTCCTTTGGCGGCGAGTACCTCGACCTCGTGCCGCACGAGCGTATCCGATATACGGACAACCTCGATGACCCGAGCCTGCCGGGAGAAAGGCAGGCGACGGTCACGTTGAAGAAAGTCTCCTAA
- a CDS encoding YciI family protein yields MKYLLFCCHEEKLLDSMSKSQCDAIMEETVAYCEALKQSGHLSGVEALESIQTAMTVRVRNGMLSVTDGPFAETKEQVGGFFLINARDLNEAVQVASKFPSVRFGSMEVRPVREFPGSSGLVDAT; encoded by the coding sequence ATGAAATATCTACTCTTCTGTTGCCACGAAGAGAAGTTGCTGGATTCCATGTCCAAAAGCCAGTGCGACGCAATTATGGAAGAGACCGTGGCTTACTGCGAAGCGTTGAAGCAGAGCGGCCATCTCAGTGGGGTGGAGGCACTCGAATCAATTCAAACGGCAATGACAGTGCGAGTTCGAAACGGGATGTTGTCCGTGACCGATGGTCCCTTTGCTGAAACGAAGGAGCAGGTCGGCGGGTTTTTTCTCATCAACGCCAGAGATCTGAACGAGGCCGTCCAGGTGGCCTCGAAGTTTCCGTCAGTGCGGTTCGGGAGCATGGAGGTGCGGCCGGTCAGGGAGTTTCCAGGGAGCAGCGGCCTCGTGGATGCAACGTGA
- a CDS encoding glycosyl hydrolase, with product MNCLRLATLVVTLLSPNVGLSAVTADPEATADTKALLDYFYSLMDNTTGHVLTGQTIWRDMVVGSGPYMWSLLNDTIAATGKRPAIYAPISTSYSDPQARQTILDHWNAGGLIKLSIFLGNEPEKAGWYGHAPLTNGELDALMVDPRYMQLMDDFAANVLQYQAQGVVFIARLFPEANGNWNWYSVPDQARFVQLWKQFQARMRTKGVHNLIYLFCPADEVGNYLYGYPGDAFVDLTGLDSYQSLTTNLPTIAGYTTVQPKHKPMIIGEYGFFRLDAPITYQHRDAKWIVPGLKASMPDIVGIVNWTTPYNITSMNTPTDYMLDPYVVNAPVPWSGAPPPADATPPSRVIGVQVSGVTSTSVTVTHAGAIDNIDVLSYRYEICTESSCTDFGLWTTSTGSQLSTTLPNLTADTTYRLRVNAQDTAGNPGPYSSTVNFTTASVITPSRGTPASDDFTNADQDPLSLGGT from the coding sequence ATGAATTGCCTACGTTTGGCGACACTTGTGGTGACGCTGCTGAGTCCCAATGTGGGCTTGTCGGCTGTCACCGCTGATCCCGAGGCCACTGCAGACACGAAGGCCCTGCTCGACTATTTCTATTCGCTCATGGACAACACCACCGGCCACGTCCTCACCGGTCAGACGATTTGGCGCGATATGGTCGTCGGGAGCGGCCCGTATATGTGGTCCCTCCTGAACGACACCATCGCCGCCACCGGGAAGCGTCCCGCCATCTACGCGCCGATCAGCACCAGTTACAGCGACCCACAGGCGCGGCAAACGATCCTGGATCACTGGAACGCGGGCGGGCTCATCAAGCTCTCGATCTTCCTGGGAAATGAGCCCGAAAAAGCGGGGTGGTACGGGCATGCCCCGCTCACCAACGGCGAGCTCGACGCGCTCATGGTCGATCCCCGATACATGCAGCTGATGGACGATTTTGCAGCCAACGTGCTGCAGTACCAAGCGCAGGGGGTCGTCTTCATTGCGCGGCTATTCCCGGAGGCGAACGGGAATTGGAACTGGTACTCCGTGCCGGATCAGGCGCGATTCGTCCAGCTGTGGAAGCAGTTCCAGGCCAGGATGCGGACCAAAGGTGTCCATAACCTGATCTACTTGTTTTGCCCCGCTGATGAGGTCGGCAATTATCTGTATGGCTATCCTGGCGATGCCTTTGTCGATCTGACAGGCCTGGACAGCTACCAGAGCCTCACCACGAATTTGCCGACGATTGCCGGCTACACGACCGTGCAGCCGAAGCACAAGCCGATGATCATCGGCGAGTACGGCTTCTTTCGCCTGGACGCGCCGATCACTTACCAGCATCGGGATGCGAAATGGATTGTGCCGGGGCTCAAGGCGAGCATGCCGGACATTGTCGGGATCGTCAATTGGACGACGCCATACAACATCACCAGTATGAACACGCCGACCGACTACATGCTCGATCCCTACGTGGTGAATGCACCGGTGCCGTGGAGCGGCGCTCCGCCGCCTGCTGATGCGACCCCTCCATCTCGAGTCATCGGGGTACAGGTGTCCGGTGTCACGAGCACCTCGGTGACCGTGACTCATGCCGGTGCGATCGATAATATCGATGTTTTGTCCTACCGCTACGAGATATGTACCGAGAGTAGCTGTACCGACTTTGGGCTCTGGACGACTTCAACCGGATCGCAACTCAGCACCACCCTGCCGAATTTGACCGCCGACACGACCTATCGCCTTCGCGTCAATGCCCAGGATACGGCAGGGAATCCTGGTCCGTACTCATCGACCGTGAACTTCACCACCGCAAGCGTCATCACACCGTCCAGAGGAACACCGGCCTCGGACGATTTCACGAACGCCGACCAAGATCCACTGTCTCTGGGTGGCACCTAG